One region of Polynucleobacter paneuropaeus genomic DNA includes:
- the modB gene encoding molybdate ABC transporter permease subunit yields MDLDSIYLSLKLALWTLAIMIPLGVWCAYQLLNTGSMKAWLEAGLALPLVLPPTVLGYYFLLGFSGKTFFGVPLVFSFTGILIASLIVNLPFAIQPIQRAFEAIDPQIREAAKVCGLSPWQAFRFIELPLIWRGILSASALTFAHTLGEFGVVLMVGGAIPGETKTASIAIYDRVQSLDSTGAGKLSLLLLGISLIAIALSYGVFSPRNGQKRSGER; encoded by the coding sequence ATGGATTTGGACTCAATTTATTTATCTCTCAAGCTTGCCCTTTGGACGCTAGCGATCATGATCCCACTTGGGGTCTGGTGCGCTTATCAACTTTTAAATACGGGGTCAATGAAGGCTTGGCTTGAGGCTGGATTAGCCCTGCCCTTGGTTTTACCTCCAACTGTTCTGGGCTACTACTTCTTGCTCGGGTTTAGCGGTAAAACATTTTTCGGTGTTCCACTCGTTTTTTCATTTACTGGAATTCTGATTGCTTCTTTAATCGTGAATCTACCCTTTGCAATCCAACCCATCCAACGTGCCTTCGAGGCTATTGATCCTCAAATACGTGAAGCCGCTAAAGTCTGTGGTCTATCACCTTGGCAAGCCTTTCGGTTTATTGAGTTGCCTTTGATATGGCGTGGTATTTTGAGCGCCTCTGCGCTTACCTTTGCTCATACATTGGGTGAATTCGGAGTTGTTCTCATGGTTGGCGGTGCCATTCCTGGGGAAACAAAGACTGCATCCATTGCGATCTATGATCGAGTTCAGAGTTTAGATAGCACTGGTGCAGGAAAACTCTCTTTACTGCTCTTGGGTATTTCCCTGATTGCGATTGCACTGTCTTACGGCGTATTTAGTCCACGCAATGGACAGAAACGTTCAGGTGAGCGGTAA
- a CDS encoding O-succinylhomoserine sulfhydrylase, which translates to MKSKSKRPQADLSKLALETIAVRAGTRRTEEFHEHSEALFLTSSFCFDSAELAETGFANADKGFIYSRFTNPTVSMFQDRLAALEGGEACIATSSGMSAILTTAMAHLQAGDHVVCSRSVFGATIQLFSSILSRFGITTTYVDLVDPKAWQSAVQKNTKLFYLETPSNPLTEIADIKAIAAIAKKAKALFVVDNCFCTPALQKPLELGADVVIHSATKYLDGQGRVVGGAIVGKKSFINGKVFPYVRTAGPTLSAFNAWVFLKGLETLELRMKQQSQNALALAQWIEKQPGVERVYHPGLKSHPQHALAKRQQKEGGAILSFVLKGGKRSAFRLINQTKLCSITANLGDTRTTITHPATTTHCRVSPQARKEAGIVDGLVRIAVGLENVNDLINDLKGGFKAR; encoded by the coding sequence ATGAAAAGTAAATCCAAACGACCTCAGGCTGATTTATCTAAGCTAGCGCTAGAGACTATCGCTGTCCGAGCCGGCACACGTCGTACAGAAGAATTTCATGAACATTCTGAGGCACTTTTCCTCACATCCAGTTTTTGTTTTGATAGTGCAGAGTTGGCCGAAACCGGTTTCGCAAATGCAGATAAGGGATTTATCTATTCTCGTTTCACCAATCCAACGGTCAGCATGTTTCAAGATCGATTGGCTGCACTAGAAGGTGGCGAAGCTTGTATTGCGACTTCCTCTGGCATGTCTGCTATTTTGACAACAGCAATGGCGCACCTGCAGGCTGGTGACCACGTAGTTTGTTCTCGCTCGGTATTTGGTGCAACCATTCAGCTATTTAGCAGTATTTTGAGCCGCTTTGGCATCACCACAACTTACGTTGATTTGGTGGACCCTAAGGCGTGGCAGTCTGCTGTGCAAAAAAATACCAAACTCTTTTATCTTGAAACACCTTCTAATCCATTAACCGAGATTGCAGATATCAAAGCCATTGCAGCAATTGCGAAGAAGGCTAAGGCATTATTTGTTGTGGATAACTGCTTTTGCACACCCGCTTTACAAAAGCCTTTAGAGCTTGGCGCGGATGTTGTCATACATTCAGCAACAAAGTATCTAGACGGTCAAGGTCGGGTAGTAGGTGGGGCCATTGTTGGCAAAAAATCATTTATCAACGGCAAAGTCTTCCCATACGTTCGTACCGCAGGACCAACACTTTCGGCTTTCAATGCTTGGGTTTTTCTAAAAGGACTTGAGACCCTGGAATTGCGGATGAAACAGCAAAGTCAAAATGCTTTGGCGCTTGCTCAGTGGATAGAGAAGCAGCCCGGCGTTGAACGTGTTTATCATCCCGGTCTCAAATCCCATCCTCAACATGCGCTAGCTAAACGTCAGCAAAAAGAGGGCGGTGCTATTCTTTCCTTTGTATTAAAGGGCGGTAAGCGTTCAGCCTTTAGATTGATCAATCAAACTAAGCTTTGTTCGATTACTGCCAATCTGGGTGACACGCGCACAACCATTACTCACCCAGCAACAACTACACATTGCCGAGTTTCACCCCAAGCAAGAAAAGAAGCTGGAATAGTTGATGGACTTGTTCGTATTGCAGTCGGTCTTGAGAACGTTAATGATTTGATCAACGACCTCAAGGGTGGTTTCAAAGCCCGATAG
- the soxX gene encoding sulfur oxidation c-type cytochrome SoxX produces MKFFLPILLALLWSSTTVYAQQKQDSQFNRMMKDSFRSQGIAGLDRIVQDATQRFCSDPKFASSPAGLKKAEELQKLNMATIAPPSDGQYLGDWKNGEAIAQSGRGDTWSDSASTPNGGGCYNCHQINQKEIAYGNIGPSLWNYGKNRGYSQEVVSYTWNRISNSKAYNACSNMPRFAYFKILDQKQIQDLMALLLDPASPVNQ; encoded by the coding sequence ATGAAATTTTTTCTACCCATTCTGCTTGCCTTGCTTTGGTCTTCCACCACTGTCTACGCTCAACAAAAGCAGGATTCTCAATTCAATCGCATGATGAAAGACAGCTTTCGGTCCCAAGGGATAGCGGGGCTTGACCGTATCGTTCAAGATGCTACTCAACGATTTTGTTCCGATCCTAAATTTGCGTCTAGTCCTGCCGGGTTGAAAAAAGCAGAGGAGCTTCAAAAGCTCAATATGGCAACGATTGCGCCACCATCTGATGGTCAGTATCTAGGAGACTGGAAAAACGGAGAGGCTATCGCCCAAAGTGGTCGTGGTGATACGTGGTCAGATAGTGCCTCAACTCCAAATGGAGGTGGTTGTTATAACTGTCATCAGATCAATCAAAAAGAAATTGCCTATGGCAATATTGGCCCAAGCCTGTGGAATTACGGCAAGAACCGTGGGTATTCACAAGAGGTAGTGAGTTATACCTGGAATCGGATTAGTAACTCTAAAGCTTACAACGCCTGTAGCAATATGCCACGCTTTGCCTATTTCAAAATTCTGGATCAAAAGCAAATTCAGGATCTGATGGCTTTGTTATTAGATCCCGCATCACCCGTTAATCAGTAA
- a CDS encoding YeeE/YedE family protein → MNTVDIVSQSHTVLWFAFAITFALGAVMQKTSFCTMGAIADVILMDSWDRVKQWSLAIGVTIIGFALMSTFGVIDPLKSIYTSSKLLILSTLIGSTLFGLGMMLASGCGSKTLVRIGGGNLKSLIVFLALGLSAYMTLKGFLGVIRVNTLDTVFISLATAQDLPSILSGLTGLVRTELHLILGVVIGGAFVLFALIRKSFWSAENLLAGIFVGLAICAIWWVSGYLGYVAEDPNTLEEIFIASNSGKMESLSFVAPYAYTLDWLMFYSDVSKVLTIGIVAVVGMILGSASVAIATKSFRWESFRNSEDTANHLIGGVLMGFGGVTALGCTIGQGLSGVSTLALGSFLALPGFVLGAYLGLRYLQYRMSPKPCD, encoded by the coding sequence ATGAATACTGTAGACATCGTGTCGCAAAGCCATACCGTTTTATGGTTTGCATTTGCTATCACCTTTGCGCTTGGAGCTGTGATGCAAAAAACGTCTTTTTGCACCATGGGAGCCATCGCTGATGTCATTTTGATGGACAGCTGGGATCGTGTTAAGCAATGGTCTCTCGCTATTGGCGTTACTATTATCGGCTTTGCTTTGATGAGTACTTTTGGTGTGATTGATCCGCTCAAGAGTATTTACACCTCTAGCAAATTATTAATTCTTTCTACTTTGATAGGAAGTACATTATTTGGCTTGGGTATGATGCTCGCTTCGGGCTGCGGTAGCAAAACCTTAGTGAGAATTGGTGGTGGCAATTTAAAGTCACTCATTGTTTTCTTGGCATTAGGTTTAAGTGCTTACATGACTCTCAAAGGATTTTTGGGCGTCATTCGGGTCAATACACTCGATACCGTTTTCATTTCTCTTGCTACTGCGCAAGATTTACCCAGTATTTTGAGTGGTCTTACCGGCTTGGTGCGCACAGAACTTCACTTGATTCTTGGAGTCGTGATCGGTGGCGCATTTGTTTTGTTTGCCTTAATTCGTAAATCCTTTTGGAGCGCCGAAAATCTTCTTGCAGGAATTTTTGTGGGCTTAGCTATCTGTGCTATTTGGTGGGTATCTGGCTATCTTGGCTATGTTGCCGAGGATCCAAATACCCTAGAGGAAATTTTTATTGCCAGTAATTCAGGAAAAATGGAGAGTCTTTCATTTGTGGCTCCCTATGCTTATACGCTAGATTGGTTGATGTTTTATAGCGATGTCTCCAAGGTGCTGACCATCGGCATTGTTGCAGTAGTGGGAATGATTCTAGGCTCTGCTTCTGTTGCCATTGCTACAAAATCCTTTCGATGGGAATCCTTTCGCAATTCAGAAGATACCGCCAATCACCTGATTGGAGGGGTGCTCATGGGCTTTGGAGGGGTAACTGCTCTGGGTTGTACTATTGGTCAGGGCTTGAGTGGTGTTTCTACTCTGGCATTGGGTTCATTCTTGGCTTTGCCTGGTTTCGTCTTGGGTGCCTATTTGGGGCTAAGATATCTGCAATACAGGATGTCACCCAAACCGTGCGATTAA
- a CDS encoding CvpA family protein yields MDLISTLKLTTVDYFTLVVLLASALIGISRGLFKEVLALASWFIAAWVAYRYSSYLSLEWLSSFHLEELVSLGASFLILFVLTLIACGLLGGVVQKIILSAGLSLTDRFLGLIFGLMRGVLVVVVLATLALLTPIPQTVAWQQALTRPAIETAVGFIKGWLPEDWAKQLNDAVPKVVIPLTIGN; encoded by the coding sequence ATGGACCTCATATCCACCTTAAAGCTAACAACGGTGGATTACTTCACCCTAGTGGTATTACTTGCTTCGGCCTTAATTGGTATCTCACGCGGTTTATTTAAAGAAGTTCTCGCCCTTGCTTCCTGGTTTATTGCTGCTTGGGTTGCTTACCGGTATAGCAGTTATCTTTCTTTAGAGTGGCTATCCAGTTTCCATCTGGAGGAGCTCGTTAGTCTTGGTGCTAGCTTCTTGATTCTGTTTGTTTTGACACTCATTGCTTGCGGTCTGCTCGGAGGCGTTGTACAAAAGATTATTCTCTCTGCAGGATTGAGTTTGACAGACCGTTTTTTGGGCTTAATTTTTGGTCTCATGCGCGGTGTGCTGGTTGTTGTCGTTTTAGCAACACTGGCGCTATTAACTCCTATCCCCCAAACAGTCGCCTGGCAACAAGCCTTAACGAGACCTGCGATTGAAACAGCTGTAGGTTTTATTAAAGGCTGGCTACCAGAAGATTGGGCTAAGCAATTAAATGATGCAGTACCGAAAGTAGTTATTCCATTAACCATAGGGAATTAG
- the purF gene encoding amidophosphoribosyltransferase, whose amino-acid sequence MCGIVGTVSHAPVNQLLYDALLLLQHRGQDAAGIATMNGNSFTMHKANGLVRDVFRTRNMRSLVGNAGIGQVRYPTAGSASSEEEAQPFYVSAPYGIILAHNGNLTNAPSLRVEMAYRDRRHINTSSDTEVLLNVLADELQKETNSAALDEGAMFNAITGVTKRVKGSYAVVALIAGYGLLAFRDPFGIRPLCIGRIDTSKGPEWMVASESVALEGLGFTFVRDVNPGEAIYIDLDGNFYSRQCVTEAVLTPCIFEYVYMARPDSTIDGVTVYNVRMRMGDYLAEKIRKETNVKEIDVVMPIPDSSRPAAMQVAKRLGIDYREGFFKNRYIGRTFIMPGQAVRKKSVRQKLNAMRIEFKDKTVLIVDDSIVRGTTSYEIVQMARESGAKKVIFASAAPPVRFPNVYGIDMPTRSELVAYGRTDEEINKLIGADQLIYQSVEDMKQAVRDINPELKNFEASCFDGNYITGDINDSYLDALEAARNTSAAKADRAGDPSDFARSQLHLHLATED is encoded by the coding sequence ATGTGTGGCATTGTCGGAACAGTCTCCCATGCACCAGTAAACCAACTACTGTATGACGCCTTATTGCTCTTGCAACATCGTGGTCAAGATGCTGCAGGGATAGCAACGATGAATGGCAATTCATTCACGATGCATAAAGCCAATGGTTTAGTACGTGACGTGTTTAGAACACGCAATATGCGCAGCTTAGTCGGCAATGCTGGAATCGGCCAGGTTCGATATCCCACCGCGGGTTCAGCCAGCAGCGAAGAAGAAGCGCAACCTTTTTACGTCAGCGCCCCATACGGGATTATCTTGGCACACAACGGCAATCTTACGAATGCACCCAGCTTGCGCGTTGAAATGGCTTACCGTGATCGTCGCCATATTAATACCAGCTCTGATACTGAAGTTCTACTAAACGTACTGGCTGATGAGCTTCAAAAAGAAACCAATAGTGCCGCTTTAGATGAGGGCGCAATGTTCAATGCCATCACCGGCGTAACTAAACGTGTGAAGGGCTCATACGCTGTCGTCGCTTTAATCGCAGGTTATGGTTTATTAGCCTTTCGTGATCCATTTGGAATTCGGCCACTATGTATCGGTCGTATAGATACTTCTAAGGGACCAGAGTGGATGGTGGCCTCTGAATCCGTTGCTTTAGAAGGCCTTGGATTTACCTTTGTGCGTGATGTAAACCCAGGTGAAGCAATCTACATCGACCTGGATGGTAATTTTTATTCAAGGCAGTGCGTTACAGAAGCAGTTCTGACGCCTTGCATCTTTGAATATGTGTATATGGCTCGCCCCGACTCTACTATTGATGGGGTCACGGTCTATAACGTGCGGATGCGAATGGGTGATTATCTCGCAGAGAAGATTCGTAAAGAAACGAATGTCAAAGAGATTGATGTTGTGATGCCAATTCCAGATTCAAGTCGGCCAGCTGCAATGCAGGTAGCTAAGCGCTTAGGGATTGATTATCGTGAAGGCTTCTTTAAGAACCGCTATATCGGCCGCACCTTCATCATGCCAGGTCAAGCAGTCCGTAAAAAATCGGTACGGCAAAAGCTCAACGCGATGCGGATTGAATTCAAAGACAAAACCGTTTTGATTGTGGATGACTCGATTGTGCGCGGAACTACCTCATATGAGATTGTGCAAATGGCGCGTGAGTCAGGTGCTAAGAAGGTTATTTTTGCTTCGGCAGCACCGCCCGTGCGCTTCCCTAATGTCTATGGCATTGATATGCCAACCCGGAGCGAGCTGGTAGCTTATGGTCGTACCGATGAAGAGATCAATAAATTGATTGGGGCTGACCAGCTTATATATCAAAGCGTCGAGGACATGAAGCAGGCTGTTCGAGATATTAATCCTGAGCTCAAAAACTTTGAGGCCTCCTGCTTTGATGGTAATTACATTACTGGGGATATCAACGATTCCTATTTGGATGCTTTGGAGGCGGCCCGCAACACGAGTGCTGCAAAGGCAGATCGAGCGGGTGATCCGAGTGACTTTGCCCGTTCACAACTGCATTTGCATCTGGCGACAGAAGACTAA
- the soxY gene encoding thiosulfate oxidation carrier protein SoxY has translation MNEQRRALLKYSAVFGLMSSAGLISTAQAEEWNKAAFEGKSLDEVFKALGASSPDKSSTVVLNAPDIAENGAVVPVSITSSLKADQIAILVEKNPAVLAAQFFIPNGTEAFVTTRIKMGQSSNVYALVKTDGKWVMAVKEIKVTLGGCGG, from the coding sequence ATGAACGAGCAACGCAGAGCTTTATTAAAGTATTCAGCAGTATTTGGTTTGATGTCCTCGGCTGGTTTAATTTCTACTGCGCAAGCAGAGGAGTGGAATAAGGCGGCTTTTGAAGGTAAAAGCTTGGATGAAGTGTTTAAGGCTTTAGGAGCATCCAGTCCCGATAAGTCCTCAACAGTCGTTTTAAATGCGCCTGATATTGCGGAGAACGGGGCCGTTGTCCCAGTTAGCATCACGAGTAGCTTAAAGGCAGATCAAATAGCGATTTTGGTGGAGAAGAATCCAGCGGTATTAGCCGCTCAATTTTTCATCCCGAATGGCACCGAAGCATTTGTGACTACCAGAATCAAAATGGGCCAAAGCTCTAATGTCTACGCCTTAGTGAAGACAGATGGCAAGTGGGTCATGGCTGTAAAAGAAATCAAAGTAACTTTAGGTGGCTGCGGCGGCTAA
- the soxA gene encoding sulfur oxidation c-type cytochrome SoxA, with product MCWSLQAFSQSTADDIAKYREMIADGNPSELYEMAGEELWKKPAGPKNASLEKCNLGLGPGVVDGAAAQLPRYFKDTNRVQDLESRLMTCMETLQGISLQSIIDAKFGEGPKKEMDAIVAYVVTHSKGKKVQVSISHPQEKAMYEMGKQAFYFEAGPFDFSCASCHGSDGKRIRLQDLPNLTTREGAIAGWGSWPAYRVSSGQFWTMQQRLNDCFRQQRFPFPIYGSDVTIALSMYMAKNANGGIIQTPGLKR from the coding sequence ATGTGCTGGAGTCTTCAGGCATTTTCACAATCGACTGCTGACGACATTGCTAAGTATCGCGAGATGATTGCAGACGGCAATCCATCAGAGCTCTACGAGATGGCTGGCGAAGAGTTATGGAAGAAACCTGCTGGCCCTAAGAATGCTTCCCTTGAGAAATGCAATTTAGGCTTAGGCCCAGGCGTAGTTGATGGCGCTGCAGCCCAACTTCCCAGATACTTTAAAGATACCAACCGGGTACAAGATCTGGAGTCACGTTTAATGACCTGTATGGAAACGCTTCAGGGCATTTCTTTGCAAAGCATTATTGATGCGAAGTTTGGTGAAGGACCCAAAAAAGAGATGGATGCGATCGTAGCCTATGTAGTGACGCATTCGAAGGGTAAAAAAGTACAGGTAAGTATCTCGCATCCTCAAGAAAAGGCGATGTATGAGATGGGTAAGCAGGCTTTCTATTTTGAGGCCGGCCCATTTGATTTCTCGTGCGCTTCATGCCATGGTAGCGATGGCAAGCGGATCCGTTTACAAGATCTACCCAACCTCACTACTCGTGAGGGAGCGATAGCGGGCTGGGGTTCTTGGCCTGCCTACCGAGTTTCTAGTGGCCAATTTTGGACTATGCAACAGCGTTTGAATGATTGCTTTAGACAGCAACGCTTTCCTTTCCCAATTTATGGTTCAGATGTGACCATCGCTTTATCGATGTATATGGCCAAGAATGCCAACGGCGGTATTATTCAAACGCCTGGCCTGAAGAGATAA
- a CDS encoding YeeE/YedE family protein, whose translation MQIDWLAFTPGPSLLGGVLLGIATSAYVLLHGRILGISGIVGGLLRPVKQAWIWRIVLLLGILTSPIWSIFLFDMYPVQIIEANWPIVIVAGLLVGFGAQYGSGCTSGHGICGLSRLSPRSLVAIVSFMISGFAVAYILRHLL comes from the coding sequence ATGCAGATTGATTGGCTAGCCTTCACACCAGGACCCTCATTATTAGGGGGAGTCTTATTAGGCATTGCCACTTCTGCATATGTTCTTCTTCATGGTCGCATCTTAGGAATTAGCGGAATTGTTGGCGGCTTGTTGCGACCCGTCAAACAAGCATGGATCTGGAGAATCGTACTTCTCCTTGGCATCCTGACCTCGCCAATATGGTCGATCTTCTTATTCGATATGTATCCAGTGCAAATCATTGAAGCAAATTGGCCTATTGTCATCGTTGCTGGCTTACTGGTTGGCTTCGGCGCTCAGTATGGATCGGGATGTACCAGCGGTCATGGTATCTGTGGATTATCTCGTTTATCACCGCGCTCCTTAGTTGCTATTGTTTCTTTCATGATCTCAGGATTTGCAGTCGCGTATATCCTGCGTCATCTCTTGTGA
- the soxB gene encoding thiosulfohydrolase SoxB, whose translation MNRREFLQTLAIASAGGLGLHSSFSAAQKSADQFYEIPKFGNVHLLHFTDCHAQLLPMYYREPNVNIGIGSQMNRMPHLVGDYFLKANHLSAATRDAHAFTYLNFTDAANSYGRMGGFAHLATLVKQLKASRPGALLLDGGDTWQGSATALWSNGQDMANAALALGVDIMTAHWEMTLGEVRVMEIINTDFKGKIEFLAQNIKTTDFEDPVFPSYSLRNMNGVQVAIIGQAFPYTPIANPAYFTPNWTFGIQEEHLQKTIDEVVKKGAKVVVLLSHNGMDVDLKLASRVRGLHAILGGHTHDGVPIPVKVKNPGGITLVTNAGSNGKFLGVLDFDVKGGKPVDFRYQLLPIFSNLIPEDLSMANLIQKMRSPYESRLQEPLATTDALLYRRGNFNGSFDQLILDGLLAQKDAEIAFSPGFRWGTALLPGQSITMEQLLDQTAITYPYTTVNMMSGSTIKTVLEDVADNLFNPDPYYQQGGDMVRVGGLQYSIDPAASMGNRISEMHLNGQIIDADKNYKVAGWAPVSGESKEKGGEPIWDLVARHLKEIKTVKARRLNTPTIRGMKANQGIEDI comes from the coding sequence ATCAATCGAAGGGAGTTTTTACAAACTCTAGCCATTGCCTCTGCTGGTGGTTTAGGCCTTCATTCCTCTTTTTCAGCTGCGCAGAAGTCTGCAGATCAATTTTATGAAATACCAAAGTTTGGTAACGTTCATTTGCTGCACTTTACAGATTGCCATGCGCAGTTGCTGCCAATGTATTACCGTGAACCTAATGTCAATATAGGGATTGGTTCGCAGATGAACCGTATGCCGCATTTAGTTGGCGACTATTTTCTGAAGGCAAATCACCTATCTGCTGCCACTCGTGATGCCCATGCCTTTACCTACCTCAATTTCACCGATGCTGCGAATAGCTATGGGCGGATGGGGGGCTTTGCGCATCTAGCAACCCTAGTTAAGCAATTGAAAGCATCTAGACCAGGTGCACTGTTACTCGATGGTGGCGATACTTGGCAGGGCTCTGCAACAGCGCTTTGGTCAAATGGTCAAGATATGGCTAATGCAGCACTAGCTCTAGGCGTTGACATTATGACTGCGCATTGGGAGATGACACTCGGTGAAGTGCGCGTTATGGAAATTATTAACACCGATTTCAAAGGCAAGATCGAGTTTTTAGCTCAAAACATCAAGACTACCGACTTTGAAGATCCCGTTTTTCCATCATATTCATTAAGAAATATGAATGGAGTGCAGGTCGCTATTATTGGGCAAGCTTTTCCCTATACGCCAATTGCCAATCCGGCTTATTTCACTCCAAATTGGACTTTTGGTATTCAAGAAGAGCATCTGCAAAAGACAATCGACGAAGTTGTCAAAAAGGGTGCCAAAGTCGTTGTTTTACTCTCGCATAACGGTATGGATGTAGATTTAAAGCTGGCATCGCGTGTGCGTGGGTTGCATGCTATTTTGGGCGGCCATACCCATGATGGTGTGCCAATTCCGGTGAAGGTAAAAAATCCTGGCGGTATTACCTTAGTGACTAATGCAGGTTCAAACGGTAAATTCTTGGGCGTTCTTGATTTTGATGTTAAAGGCGGCAAGCCCGTTGATTTTCGATATCAGCTCTTACCCATTTTTTCGAATTTGATTCCAGAGGATTTATCTATGGCAAATCTTATTCAAAAAATGCGTAGTCCTTATGAGTCTCGCCTGCAAGAACCGTTAGCAACTACAGATGCACTCTTATACCGACGCGGAAACTTTAATGGTAGCTTTGATCAATTGATTTTGGACGGTTTGCTTGCTCAAAAGGATGCTGAGATCGCATTTTCACCAGGATTTCGTTGGGGAACAGCTTTGCTACCGGGTCAATCAATCACGATGGAGCAACTACTCGATCAAACTGCGATTACTTATCCCTACACCACAGTCAATATGATGTCAGGATCAACGATCAAAACCGTTCTTGAAGATGTTGCAGACAACCTATTCAACCCAGATCCGTATTATCAACAGGGTGGTGATATGGTTAGAGTCGGGGGGCTTCAGTACAGCATTGATCCTGCTGCTTCAATGGGCAATCGAATATCCGAAATGCATCTAAACGGCCAAATAATTGATGCAGACAAAAATTACAAAGTTGCAGGTTGGGCTCCAGTCAGCGGGGAATCTAAAGAAAAGGGTGGTGAGCCTATTTGGGATCTGGTGGCACGGCATCTTAAAGAGATCAAAACGGTTAAGGCACGTCGTTTAAATACCCCAACTATCCGAGGTATGAAAGCGAACCAAGGAATCGAAGATATTTAG
- a CDS encoding ABC transporter ATP-binding protein: MLKLQISQTAPMPLQIQLECLPGELHALVGPSGSGKTSTLRVIAGLMQADEGLIQCADIDWFSADHAKVNVNLPTADRSCGFLFQQYALFPHLNALENVAIPLRKHHPDSIERLQLAQKWLDKLGISELSQRMPQELSGGQQQRVALARALARQPKVLLLDEPFSAIDIPTRQDLYKTLASIRKELNIPILLVTHDLKEASLLADRITVIDQGISLQTASPRVLFQKPRNSRVAQLVGINNIFRGVFSAGALSLDGSPHVFQVVDKGKIPAGQKVAWVIPQSGISVHSQIMPKTLAATVIQLSSIGQIASIQFLIKGSDVVVNWEASSAEIKRLAIQLGSEAHIEFDAQQIHIMPLRPINDPRRLQESGSAIGL, encoded by the coding sequence ATGCTAAAGCTACAAATTAGCCAAACTGCTCCAATGCCACTGCAGATTCAACTGGAATGCCTGCCAGGCGAACTGCATGCCTTAGTCGGCCCCTCCGGTAGCGGCAAAACCAGTACTTTAAGAGTCATCGCAGGATTAATGCAGGCAGACGAGGGCTTGATTCAGTGCGCTGATATTGATTGGTTTAGTGCTGATCATGCCAAAGTTAATGTCAATCTACCAACGGCTGACCGCTCTTGCGGGTTTCTGTTCCAACAATATGCGCTATTTCCCCATCTCAACGCATTAGAAAATGTTGCTATTCCACTGCGGAAACACCATCCAGACTCCATCGAAAGACTACAGCTTGCGCAAAAGTGGCTCGATAAATTGGGAATCTCAGAACTATCTCAGCGAATGCCACAAGAGCTTTCTGGTGGACAACAACAGCGGGTTGCATTAGCGCGCGCTTTAGCCAGGCAACCAAAGGTTTTGTTATTAGATGAACCCTTTTCAGCGATTGATATTCCAACTCGTCAAGATCTGTATAAAACCTTGGCGAGTATTCGCAAAGAACTCAACATTCCGATTCTTTTGGTTACACATGATTTGAAAGAGGCCAGCCTATTGGCAGATCGCATCACCGTGATTGATCAAGGTATCAGCTTACAAACTGCAAGTCCAAGGGTGCTATTCCAAAAACCCCGCAATAGCCGTGTCGCCCAACTCGTCGGCATTAATAATATCTTTAGGGGTGTATTTAGTGCTGGGGCCTTAAGCTTGGATGGATCGCCGCACGTCTTTCAGGTGGTTGATAAAGGAAAAATTCCGGCAGGTCAAAAGGTAGCATGGGTGATACCCCAAAGTGGAATCAGCGTTCATTCACAAATAATGCCTAAGACTTTAGCTGCTACTGTCATTCAGTTAAGCAGCATTGGTCAGATTGCTTCAATTCAATTTCTAATTAAAGGCAGCGACGTTGTGGTGAATTGGGAGGCCTCTTCAGCAGAGATCAAGCGCTTAGCAATACAGCTCGGTAGTGAAGCCCATATTGAGTTTGATGCCCAGCAAATTCACATCATGCCATTAAGACCAATTAACGATCCTAGACGGCTACAGGAATCTGGAAGTGCTATCGGGCTTTGA
- the soxZ gene encoding thiosulfate oxidation carrier complex protein SoxZ, with the protein MSDPMRIRATEKDGIVDVKILMKHDMESGQRKDASGKLIPAWFINMLNVKAQGKDVFNAEFGPGVSKDPFLNFKYKGSKGDKLVVNWIDTKGDKRTDEATVS; encoded by the coding sequence ATGTCTGATCCAATGCGCATAAGGGCCACAGAAAAAGATGGCATTGTGGATGTAAAAATTTTGATGAAGCACGATATGGAATCAGGGCAGCGGAAAGACGCATCTGGAAAACTGATCCCTGCTTGGTTTATCAATATGCTCAATGTCAAAGCCCAAGGTAAGGATGTATTCAATGCAGAGTTTGGCCCTGGTGTCTCTAAGGACCCTTTCCTGAACTTCAAATATAAGGGATCCAAGGGAGATAAGTTGGTCGTCAATTGGATTGATACCAAGGGCGATAAACGAACTGATGAAGCCACGGTTTCTTAA